From Mytilus galloprovincialis chromosome 9, xbMytGall1.hap1.1, whole genome shotgun sequence, the proteins below share one genomic window:
- the LOC143045773 gene encoding uncharacterized protein LOC143045773 isoform X2 — translation MILYLPIISIFCLIPGTGALSDTDVGVVAAGVISGLILIILVVGVPIIIFYLRKKRKKAEPKGRPPKEHFANGHAPKPAVNGYPKPNPYMPPPQPRPQHRHGPRHPHATDLGSHRGVPIVHITPHGSRAGTPHGSHRGPPHGSVNGQMRGGSARIVFTRGGGRRPPMMFPMGSVGPRGPYPYPMGPRGRGAPPPGYPGPYGYPDPMMHPYFFPPQFTVYVDESDDDESDEDRRSNRSTVRERKMREIDSDEEKKIQEEENRKKRGKRRSKSRSRSRSPEQPKRRHKSRSKSPARRRSRTPSPERYRTSDHQDLYTEVSKSSYRRNSSASGGDTAAKIDEMFSFSSDASAKPGDVILLPPGKHIDMSPRRRESSPVWREPSPPPRRDPSPPRRRDPSPPPRRDPSPPPRREQTPPLRRDSTPPRPERKPVSSIPSEYAYASVIRPSEEPIENPSTSHSALGVSMSERLQNIVDSGHTTVIHDLEKYKSDDIQYPPKGQSISRTSKPYMSNRDDYQSSSNRLSSTAKPDLYRTDRYNSDDYRRPSTPPNDIPNETPVPTPRHSLIRRPQTPPNDIPISSRSDRPSTPPFDGDDISRSTSTPAPDRRVPPPPPLPPTQPQSNDSRPMNARNPTNLGNTQHARAAFSTQVLEELKERHRMPETSVDDDDDTDSARNRAVNFSASPPEIIPRSQPNSPRGSQNLNPDDPPQERAPPPPPPPPPPPPLPK, via the exons GCACTGGTGCTTTGTCTGACACAGATGTTGGTGTGGTAGCTGCAGGCGTCATTTCCGGTCTAATACTCATTATACTGGTCGTTGGAGTTcctattataatattttatttacg AAAAAAGAGGAAGAAGGCAGAACCAAAAGGACGTCCACCAAAGGAACATTTCGCCAATGGACATGCACCAAAACCAGCTGTTAATGGCTATCCAAAGCCCAACCCTTATATGCCTCCCCCACAACCACGTCCACAACATAGACATGGACCAAGACATCCACATGCAACTGATTTAGGTTCACATAGAGGTGTTCCGATAGTACATATCACACCACATGGTTCACGTGCTGGGACACCGCACGGATCACATAGGGGTCCACCACATGGGTCAGTAAACGGACAAATGAGAGGAGGATCTGCACGAATTGTATTTACACGTGGTGGTGGTCGTCGTCCCCCAATGATGTTCCCGATGGGATCTGTAGGCCCAAGAGGTCCATATCCATACCCAATGGGACCTAGAGGAAGAGGTGCTCCTCCTCCAGGTTATCCTGGACCATATGGTTATCCAGATCCAATGATGCATCCGTACTTCTTCCCGCCTCAATTCACAGTGTACGTGGATGAATCAGACGATGATGAGTCGGATGAGGACAGAAGATCAAACAGATCAACAGTGAGGGAGCGGAAAATGAG AGAAATAGACAGTGACGAGGAAAAG AAAATACAAGAAGAGGAGAATAGAAAGAAAAGAGGCAAACGACGATCTAAATCAAGAAGCCGATCGAGATCCCCCGAACAACCAAAACGAAGACACAAATCTCGGTCAAAATCTCCCGCTCGTAGACGGTCTCGAACTCCTTCACCTGAAAGATATAGAACATCTGATCACCAAGATTTATATACAGAAGTATCGAAATCAAGTTATCGCAGGAATTCTTCAGCTAGTGGAGGCGATACAGCAGCTAAAATCGatgaaatgttttctttttcatcCGACGCAAGTGCAAAACCCGGAGACGTTATATTATTACCACCCGGTAAACATATTGATATGTCTCCAAGACGGCGCGAATCATCTCCCGTGTGGCGAGAACCTAGTCCACCACCAAGGAGAGACCCAAGTCCGCCAAGAAGACGAGATCCAAGCCCGCCACCTAGACGAGATCCAAGTCCGCCTCCAAGGCGAGAGCAAACACCACCATTACGTCGAGATTCGACGCCCCCAAGACCAGAACGAAAGCCTGTAAGTTCTATTCCATCTGAGTATGCATATGCATCGGTGATAAGACCCTCTGAAGAGCCGATTGAAAACCCATCTACATCACATTCGGCGCTTGGTGTATCAATGTCAGAAAGACTTCAGAATATTGTTGACTCTGGACATACAACTGTTATTCACGACCTTGAAAAATATAAATCCGACGATATCCAATATCCTCCTAAAGGACAAAGTATCTCAAGAACAAGTAAACCATACATGTCAAATAGAGACGATTATCAATCATCATCGAATCGCTTATCTTCAACTGCGAAACCTGATCTATATAGAACAGATAGATATAACTCTGATGATTATAGGCGACCATCTACTCCTCCAAATGACATTCCGAACGAGACGCCTGTTCCAACTCCACGCCATTCACTTATCAGAAGACCACAAACTCCCCCAAACGACATACCCATATCATCCCGTTCTGACAGACCATCGACTCCTCCCTTTGATGGAGATGATATAAGCAGAAGCACCTCAACACCAGCACCAGATAGGAGAGTACCACCACCACCGCCTTTACCTCCAACACAACCACAAAGCAATGATTCTAGACCAATGAATGCTCGAAATCCGACAAATTTGGGCAATACACAGCACGCTCGAGCTGCTTTTTCTACCCAAGTACTGGAAGAACTTAAAGAGAGACACCGAATGCCCGAGACGTCTGTGGATGACGATGACGACACTGATTCCGCTAGAAATAGGGCTGTAAACTTTTCTGCTTCGCCTCCCGAAATAATTCCTAGATCGCAACCTAATAGTCCCAGAGGATCTCAAAACTTAAACCCCGATGACCCTCCACAGGAACGTGCCCCACCCCCTCCTCCGCCTCCGCCTCCACCACCACCTTTACCCAAATAA
- the LOC143045773 gene encoding uncharacterized protein LOC143045773 isoform X1 produces the protein MILYLPIISIFCLIPGTGALSDTDVGVVAAGVISGLILIILVVGVPIIIFYLRKKRKKAEPKGRPPKEHFANGHAPKPAVNGYPKPNPYMPPPQPRPQHRHGPRHPHATDLGSHRGVPIVHITPHGSRAGTPHGSHRGPPHGSVNGQMRGGSARIVFTRGGGRRPPMMFPMGSVGPRGPYPYPMGPRGRGAPPPGYPGPYGYPDPMMHPYFFPPQFTVYVDESDDDESDEDRRSNRSTVRERKMRYHRSFLPDRQSNIVIKEIDSDEEKKIQEEENRKKRGKRRSKSRSRSRSPEQPKRRHKSRSKSPARRRSRTPSPERYRTSDHQDLYTEVSKSSYRRNSSASGGDTAAKIDEMFSFSSDASAKPGDVILLPPGKHIDMSPRRRESSPVWREPSPPPRRDPSPPRRRDPSPPPRRDPSPPPRREQTPPLRRDSTPPRPERKPVSSIPSEYAYASVIRPSEEPIENPSTSHSALGVSMSERLQNIVDSGHTTVIHDLEKYKSDDIQYPPKGQSISRTSKPYMSNRDDYQSSSNRLSSTAKPDLYRTDRYNSDDYRRPSTPPNDIPNETPVPTPRHSLIRRPQTPPNDIPISSRSDRPSTPPFDGDDISRSTSTPAPDRRVPPPPPLPPTQPQSNDSRPMNARNPTNLGNTQHARAAFSTQVLEELKERHRMPETSVDDDDDTDSARNRAVNFSASPPEIIPRSQPNSPRGSQNLNPDDPPQERAPPPPPPPPPPPPLPK, from the exons GCACTGGTGCTTTGTCTGACACAGATGTTGGTGTGGTAGCTGCAGGCGTCATTTCCGGTCTAATACTCATTATACTGGTCGTTGGAGTTcctattataatattttatttacg AAAAAAGAGGAAGAAGGCAGAACCAAAAGGACGTCCACCAAAGGAACATTTCGCCAATGGACATGCACCAAAACCAGCTGTTAATGGCTATCCAAAGCCCAACCCTTATATGCCTCCCCCACAACCACGTCCACAACATAGACATGGACCAAGACATCCACATGCAACTGATTTAGGTTCACATAGAGGTGTTCCGATAGTACATATCACACCACATGGTTCACGTGCTGGGACACCGCACGGATCACATAGGGGTCCACCACATGGGTCAGTAAACGGACAAATGAGAGGAGGATCTGCACGAATTGTATTTACACGTGGTGGTGGTCGTCGTCCCCCAATGATGTTCCCGATGGGATCTGTAGGCCCAAGAGGTCCATATCCATACCCAATGGGACCTAGAGGAAGAGGTGCTCCTCCTCCAGGTTATCCTGGACCATATGGTTATCCAGATCCAATGATGCATCCGTACTTCTTCCCGCCTCAATTCACAGTGTACGTGGATGAATCAGACGATGATGAGTCGGATGAGGACAGAAGATCAAACAGATCAACAGTGAGGGAGCGGAAAATGAGGTACCATCGTTCGTTTCTGCCTGATAGACAATCAAACATAGTTATCAA AGAAATAGACAGTGACGAGGAAAAG AAAATACAAGAAGAGGAGAATAGAAAGAAAAGAGGCAAACGACGATCTAAATCAAGAAGCCGATCGAGATCCCCCGAACAACCAAAACGAAGACACAAATCTCGGTCAAAATCTCCCGCTCGTAGACGGTCTCGAACTCCTTCACCTGAAAGATATAGAACATCTGATCACCAAGATTTATATACAGAAGTATCGAAATCAAGTTATCGCAGGAATTCTTCAGCTAGTGGAGGCGATACAGCAGCTAAAATCGatgaaatgttttctttttcatcCGACGCAAGTGCAAAACCCGGAGACGTTATATTATTACCACCCGGTAAACATATTGATATGTCTCCAAGACGGCGCGAATCATCTCCCGTGTGGCGAGAACCTAGTCCACCACCAAGGAGAGACCCAAGTCCGCCAAGAAGACGAGATCCAAGCCCGCCACCTAGACGAGATCCAAGTCCGCCTCCAAGGCGAGAGCAAACACCACCATTACGTCGAGATTCGACGCCCCCAAGACCAGAACGAAAGCCTGTAAGTTCTATTCCATCTGAGTATGCATATGCATCGGTGATAAGACCCTCTGAAGAGCCGATTGAAAACCCATCTACATCACATTCGGCGCTTGGTGTATCAATGTCAGAAAGACTTCAGAATATTGTTGACTCTGGACATACAACTGTTATTCACGACCTTGAAAAATATAAATCCGACGATATCCAATATCCTCCTAAAGGACAAAGTATCTCAAGAACAAGTAAACCATACATGTCAAATAGAGACGATTATCAATCATCATCGAATCGCTTATCTTCAACTGCGAAACCTGATCTATATAGAACAGATAGATATAACTCTGATGATTATAGGCGACCATCTACTCCTCCAAATGACATTCCGAACGAGACGCCTGTTCCAACTCCACGCCATTCACTTATCAGAAGACCACAAACTCCCCCAAACGACATACCCATATCATCCCGTTCTGACAGACCATCGACTCCTCCCTTTGATGGAGATGATATAAGCAGAAGCACCTCAACACCAGCACCAGATAGGAGAGTACCACCACCACCGCCTTTACCTCCAACACAACCACAAAGCAATGATTCTAGACCAATGAATGCTCGAAATCCGACAAATTTGGGCAATACACAGCACGCTCGAGCTGCTTTTTCTACCCAAGTACTGGAAGAACTTAAAGAGAGACACCGAATGCCCGAGACGTCTGTGGATGACGATGACGACACTGATTCCGCTAGAAATAGGGCTGTAAACTTTTCTGCTTCGCCTCCCGAAATAATTCCTAGATCGCAACCTAATAGTCCCAGAGGATCTCAAAACTTAAACCCCGATGACCCTCCACAGGAACGTGCCCCACCCCCTCCTCCGCCTCCGCCTCCACCACCACCTTTACCCAAATAA